Genomic DNA from Shewanella woodyi ATCC 51908:
ATCGAGATTGAGACTTGGTGGAAGGGAGTAATTTGCATTTATCAGACCTAATACCGAGCTTATGTCAGTGTCGAGTATCGCTTTCCCCTCAACAGTAAAGTCAGTTAGGTTGGGTTGAGTTAAATCTGGTGTGGCTGTGTGCGTCGAGTCTAGATTTAGTCCATCGAAAGACCAGTGCTCTTGGGTGTTTAAATCTTGCTTATTCCAGTTGAAGCTCTGTATTAGCTCGCTTTGGCTCAACTCAAGGAGCTTCTCTGTTCTAAGGCGTCTGTTCTTACGGTAACTTCGCTTTATCTCGAGTCCCTCAATCTGGTACTTGGCTTGGTTTTGCAGGCTTTGCTGTTTAAGCAGTTGGTTCAAATTGGTATGCTTATCGATAGCCAATTTAAGGTTTGCAGTCTCCATCAATGTTAGCGTAAGGGAAGGAAGCTGAATGTTTACCTCCTGATTAAGTAGCGTAGGAGCCGTTGCTGTTTCTGTATTTTTTGATTTTGCGTGAGCCACTTGTGAGCCTGTTTGCAGCAGTTCATTGGCTAGTTGTTGGAGCTTAAATCTTGGGATCTCTAGTGACAATTGAGTTGTGCCATCATCAAGTTGTGACTTTTCTAACTTGATCCTATCCAGTGATTGCAAGTTTGCTTCCTGGGTTGAAACTGAGATGGAAGGGAGGGCGAGTCCCACAGTTTTACTTATTTTTTTATCTAAGAAGTTAATACCTTCAGAGCTTAATGAAAATATAGAGCCGTTAAACTCAATCGCTAAAACCTCTGGCTCGTTATCCTTAGAGTGCTTTGTTGCTGTGAGATAACTGGGCGCATCTGTATGAAGGCTAAGGTTGTTAGCGTTAAAGCTCACCTCTTTTGTTTTAGAGGAGGGCTGCTTATGGTCGTAGCTGACGGGACCTAAGGCTAACGTAAATGAAGGAAACGTTATTGAAAGGGTCTCGTTTGAGTCATTGAGATTTAGAGGGGAGTGAGTTCGCAATGAGAGTGATTTGATACTCATACTCATAGCCATAGCATCTTCTCGATTACTGTGCTTTTGTGGCGTAGGCTCATGCAACATCAGCTCTTCACTATGAAAAAGTGTCGCTTTATCTAGATTTAGGCTGAGCTCTGTTCCTATCTTGTTGCTCTTTGCTTTTACTTTACCCGTTAACTCTGAAGTGGTTTTTGCGAGCTCAAGGGCATAAGAGGAGAGCTGCTCAGGTAGGATAGTGGTTAGTTCAAGCCTCTTTTTGGTTACAGTATTAAGCGACCAATCCCCCTCTAACTCAGCCCTTTGAGTTTCACTCTCCAAGGTTAGGTTTAGGGTTTGTAATATGGCTTTGGCAGAGAGCATTTCGTTCTCAATCGCGAGTTGAATCTTAGGTGATAGAAGCTTTCGCTCTGCAAATGAGTAGTTAAGTGGCTCGTTCAGCTCAAACTTCATACTCAAGGGATTAAAAGAGGTGGCTTTATTGTCTGGATGCAACAGCTCGCTCATCTTGAGAAGCGATTTATCTTTAATTAGCGATCGTAATGCAACTTGTTGCCGGTGATCGGGAGCGACAGCTATCGAGAAGGGCTGTAAGCTCAATGATAGATCTGCAATATGGCCATTAATCGTAAATTGAGTTAGAGACGTTTCAGGAGTGATAATAAGATCTGCTAATTGTGTCAATTTTAGCTCTGTGTTTATAAGCTCATGGTTTGATGTCAGTTGTGCGGTTTTGAGATTAAGCTCTGCTTGACTATTCAGTGTGCCACTCAATTGTAATCCTAACTCATCAACTCTTTGTTTTATCAATATCAGACTAGTTAACGCCTTGTTATTAATAGGCTGTTTGGCAATATTGTTAAGGAGTGTTTGAACTTGCTCAAACACGACTGAGGTAGAGA
This window encodes:
- a CDS encoding YdbH domain-containing protein, with the translated sequence MLRTLSRMKRLILAFTLLFICLFTALLMSYEWLTVKFANQYLASYDTQITKLSIRPHSITQWHFAHVFLEVKDSDIKIKDLELTLAPSFSLLNFSTDQIAKISLGQVDVALNPSVLTDEGKNVDQQGPTVALDIAQLPQIEIGPTTLTLKNGTTNPLNLVLAYLTLDNQGALSSLLTQKGETLLSMDAQLSDTKWAFSTSVVFEQVQTLLNNIAKQPINNKALTSLILIKQRVDELGLQLSGTLNSQAELNLKTAQLTSNHELINTELKLTQLADLIITPETSLTQFTINGHIADLSLSLQPFSIAVAPDHRQQVALRSLIKDKSLLKMSELLHPDNKATSFNPLSMKFELNEPLNYSFAERKLLSPKIQLAIENEMLSAKAILQTLNLTLESETQRAELEGDWSLNTVTKKRLELTTILPEQLSSYALELAKTTSELTGKVKAKSNKIGTELSLNLDKATLFHSEELMLHEPTPQKHSNREDAMAMSMSIKSLSLRTHSPLNLNDSNETLSITFPSFTLALGPVSYDHKQPSSKTKEVSFNANNLSLHTDAPSYLTATKHSKDNEPEVLAIEFNGSIFSLSSEGINFLDKKISKTVGLALPSISVSTQEANLQSLDRIKLEKSQLDDGTTQLSLEIPRFKLQQLANELLQTGSQVAHAKSKNTETATAPTLLNQEVNIQLPSLTLTLMETANLKLAIDKHTNLNQLLKQQSLQNQAKYQIEGLEIKRSYRKNRRLRTEKLLELSQSELIQSFNWNKQDLNTQEHWSFDGLNLDSTHTATPDLTQPNLTDFTVEGKAILDTDISSVLGLINANYSLPPSLNLDGHTRLDLNYQFTQETKTTKNGKSPLSQSHFSLDFTPKLSDLRGSINELPFEGAMMDASCHLKLNRTGQDQSIVSPKEQSTLSCPDINLSAVAFNPGVLIEDFKANANISISKDSEKLDSQSTNVPANLTNANIQMNAGGKLLGGELLLPEFDLNLNAPSHGYLVLQGLSLAQLIAIQPQVGLYADGIFDGVLPVDLIDGKVSVSGGRLAARAPGGLITLSGNPAVDQMRTSQPYLDFAFSTLEHLEYSELASTFDMEPSGDAILNVNVKGHTIGIERPIHLNYSQEENMLLLLKSLQIGDKLQTQIEQSMN